From the Halomonas meridiana genome, one window contains:
- the trpA gene encoding tryptophan synthase subunit alpha produces the protein MNRIDQRFSELKQQGRKALIPYITAGDPAPQYTVGFMHALVEAGADVIELGVPFSDPMADGPVIQKACERALKQGTRLVDLLDMVAEFRQTDTTTPIVLMGYLNPIERIGYEVFADKAASVGVDGVLVVDMPPEEAEEFGPLLKARDLAAIFLVAPTTSHARAATICAHGEGYLYYVSLKGVTGAATLNAEDVAEHLAPLRDMTDLPLCVGFGIRDGVTAAEVAKVADGVIVGSALVNRIADSVDAPETIAGQLKSVLAEMRTAMDA, from the coding sequence ATGAATCGTATTGACCAGCGTTTTTCAGAATTGAAGCAGCAGGGCCGCAAAGCCCTGATTCCTTATATCACCGCAGGCGATCCAGCACCGCAGTACACAGTGGGCTTCATGCATGCCCTGGTCGAGGCGGGTGCCGACGTGATCGAGCTAGGCGTGCCGTTCTCCGACCCCATGGCCGATGGCCCGGTGATTCAGAAAGCCTGCGAGCGGGCGCTGAAACAGGGCACCCGATTAGTCGATCTGCTGGACATGGTGGCCGAATTCCGCCAGACCGACACCACGACGCCCATCGTCTTGATGGGCTATCTCAACCCCATCGAGCGCATCGGTTACGAAGTGTTTGCCGACAAGGCCGCAAGCGTTGGGGTGGATGGCGTGCTGGTGGTGGATATGCCGCCTGAAGAGGCCGAAGAGTTCGGTCCGCTGTTGAAAGCCCGGGACTTGGCTGCGATTTTCCTGGTTGCGCCTACCACTTCCCATGCCCGTGCCGCTACAATATGCGCCCACGGTGAGGGCTACCTTTACTATGTTTCGCTGAAAGGCGTCACCGGTGCGGCCACGTTGAACGCTGAAGACGTGGCCGAGCACCTTGCGCCGCTGCGGGATATGACCGATTTACCGCTTTGCGTTGGGTTTGGTATTCGCGACGGTGTGACGGCTGCCGAGGTGGCGAAAGTCGCCGACGGCGTGATCGTAGGCAGCGCATTGGTGAACCGTATTGCCGATAGCGTCGACGCCCCTGAAACGATTGCCGGGCAGTTAAAAAGCGTGCTGGCAGAAATGCGCACCGCGATGGACGCCTAA
- the truA gene encoding tRNA pseudouridine(38-40) synthase TruA — MTLFYHFDETQPLAGRLAMGVEYDGSRFCGFQRLKHAASVQQAIEDALAKVAGAPVRIHASGRTDSGVHATRQVIHFDPPVQRTEKAWIFGANTNLPRDVAVRWVKPVSDDFHSRLGALARRYRYIFLNQISRPVLERANVTWCRDPLDADAMHRAAQALVGEHDFSSFRAAGCQSKTPWRQMHFVEVKRYGPLVVIDIQGNAFLHHMIRNIAGALASVGRGVQDEGHIARLLALKNRRKGDVTAPACGLHFVDSLYDERFELPKEPLGPNLLAFTGEWTGERVLPDSPRVTARRQLTFSKQANPQQQETSS; from the coding sequence ATGACGCTGTTCTACCACTTTGATGAGACACAACCGCTGGCGGGCCGTTTGGCGATGGGCGTGGAGTACGATGGCTCTCGCTTCTGCGGCTTCCAGCGATTAAAGCATGCGGCCTCGGTTCAGCAGGCCATCGAGGATGCCCTGGCCAAAGTGGCCGGCGCACCGGTGCGTATTCACGCCAGCGGACGCACCGACTCCGGTGTCCACGCCACCCGCCAGGTGATTCACTTCGACCCGCCGGTGCAGCGCACTGAGAAAGCGTGGATTTTTGGTGCCAACACCAATCTGCCCAGAGACGTGGCGGTACGCTGGGTAAAGCCGGTATCCGACGACTTTCACTCGCGCCTGGGCGCACTGGCGCGTCGCTATCGCTATATTTTCTTGAACCAAATCAGTCGTCCGGTCTTGGAACGCGCCAATGTGACCTGGTGCCGTGACCCGCTAGACGCCGACGCCATGCACCGCGCAGCGCAAGCGTTGGTGGGCGAGCATGACTTCAGCAGCTTTCGGGCGGCCGGGTGTCAATCGAAGACCCCATGGCGGCAGATGCACTTCGTGGAAGTGAAACGTTACGGCCCGCTGGTGGTCATCGATATTCAAGGCAACGCCTTTTTGCACCATATGATTCGCAACATCGCTGGTGCCCTGGCCAGTGTGGGCCGTGGTGTGCAGGATGAAGGCCACATCGCGCGCCTGCTGGCGCTGAAAAATCGCCGTAAAGGGGATGTCACCGCGCCCGCTTGCGGTCTGCATTTCGTCGACTCTCTTTACGACGAGCGTTTCGAGCTGCCCAAAGAGCCGCTAGGCCCGAACTTGCTGGCCTTTACCGGCGAGTGGACCGGCGAGCGCGTGCTGCCCGACAGCCCTCGAGTGACCGCACGTCGGCAGCTCACCTTCTCTAAACAAGCCAACCCCCAGCAGCAGGAGACGTCTTCATGA
- the trpB gene encoding tryptophan synthase subunit beta — MPVTVSATETKFSDLTRMPDARGHFGPYGGRFVSETLSFALEELEQIYLSLRDDPDFQAEFDRDLAYYVGRPSPLYHAKRWSASLGGAQIWLKREDLNHTGAHKVNNTIGQALLAKKTGKPRVIAETGAGQHGVATATVAARLGLECDVYMGAEDVQRQKLNVYRMRLLGARVIPVESGTRTLKDAMNEALRDWVTNVDNTFYIIGTVAGPHPYPQLVRDFNAVVGREARRQSLEQIGRLPDALIACVGGGSNALGLFYPFVEDDAVAMYGVEAGGDGVETGRHAAPLSSNAPRGVLHGNRTYLMSDEAGQVSDTHSISAGLDYPGVGPEHSLWKDVGRVHYVAANDKEVLEAFRELTHMEGIMPALESAHALAHAKVLAPTMRPDQHIVVNLSGRGDKDIMTVAKIDGIEF, encoded by the coding sequence ATGCCTGTGACCGTCTCAGCAACTGAAACCAAGTTCAGCGACCTGACCCGAATGCCGGATGCCCGTGGTCATTTTGGGCCCTACGGCGGCCGGTTCGTGTCAGAAACCCTTAGCTTTGCCCTGGAAGAGCTGGAGCAGATTTACCTCAGCTTGCGCGACGATCCGGATTTCCAAGCCGAGTTCGACCGTGACCTGGCTTATTACGTGGGTCGACCGTCGCCGCTGTATCACGCCAAACGCTGGTCAGCGTCGCTGGGTGGCGCGCAAATTTGGCTGAAGCGCGAAGACCTCAACCACACCGGCGCTCACAAGGTAAACAACACCATTGGTCAGGCGCTGTTGGCGAAAAAAACCGGTAAGCCTCGCGTCATCGCAGAGACCGGTGCAGGTCAGCACGGCGTGGCTACCGCCACCGTCGCCGCGCGCCTCGGCCTGGAGTGTGACGTGTACATGGGGGCGGAAGACGTGCAGCGTCAGAAGCTCAACGTTTACCGTATGCGCCTGCTGGGTGCACGGGTCATTCCGGTGGAGTCGGGGACGCGGACGCTCAAAGACGCGATGAACGAAGCCCTGCGTGACTGGGTGACGAACGTCGACAACACCTTTTACATCATTGGCACCGTGGCGGGGCCGCACCCGTATCCGCAGCTGGTGCGCGATTTCAACGCCGTGGTGGGCCGCGAAGCGCGCCGTCAGTCGCTGGAACAAATCGGCCGCTTACCCGATGCGCTGATCGCCTGTGTTGGCGGTGGTTCCAATGCGCTGGGGCTGTTCTACCCGTTCGTCGAGGATGACGCCGTGGCGATGTACGGCGTGGAAGCCGGTGGCGATGGGGTCGAGACGGGCCGTCACGCCGCGCCGCTGTCATCGAACGCGCCGCGCGGCGTGCTGCACGGCAATCGGACGTATTTGATGTCCGACGAAGCCGGGCAGGTCTCGGACACTCACTCCATTTCGGCGGGCCTGGATTATCCCGGCGTTGGCCCCGAGCACTCGCTGTGGAAAGACGTGGGCCGGGTGCACTACGTTGCCGCCAACGATAAAGAAGTGCTGGAAGCGTTCCGGGAATTGACCCACATGGAGGGCATCATGCCCGCGCTGGAGTCGGCCCATGCGTTGGCCCATGCCAAGGTGCTGGCCCCCACCATGCGTCCGGATCAGCATATCGTGGTGAACCTCTCGGGTCGTGGTGATAAAGACATCATGACCGTTGCGAAAATCGACGGCATCGAGTTTTAA
- a CDS encoding FimV family protein, giving the protein MNKKLAWLLWLPLSAVSPLALAVGLGQATVNSPLQAPLDASVPLVEAADVSLDDVRVTIADPSAFSALGLEWTPLAASVRTELQRLPSGARLVLRSDQAVNEPWLDLLITITTPDGRRTEALTLLFDPPNYAASPSPAAVSSSSVSSASSSTPSAAAARPASAARDIAYVASGDTLWGVAARIKPADVSVQQMMVALVEANPSAFPTGNVDDMRAGQTLAVPSREQLMARSPAQAAQAIQSMRSSSSAPSAAEPSTNASAPEPAPETASDVSASTSTPPDAASSDGAPVATVQEGELAGLTLNDLAEQLLESQAMLQTVLDEREAMRAEMAALRQEVASLTEALNASQQETRRALAAAEARTVDPSSTDIDTQTASAPAALETPSNAASTGVIERLEQYQWPLASVALALLLGALVWSRKRRERQWEDAPTPAGMGAAEMTPPKRTEPSASSSAASPAQPVAPEASLYTPPLTESAVPPSHEETSSSEETSAPERREPPASDDSSDDVDSEELASAVRDDSQREAQREDASDEYDAGDHETGDRELGYADENDDFYYAVKHGEDDEGDDSAVSEEDEAALEAAFLETPEPVEEASPSTPMQERDEAPLPASPQVPPQDDDRAHYIDYHPPSLTSEASADEEVAESHAGASRTQEGSMARSGRVPEEEWEIEEVAFEPRRRDNSEPSKLSK; this is encoded by the coding sequence ATGAATAAAAAGCTGGCATGGTTGTTGTGGCTGCCGCTGAGCGCCGTGAGTCCGCTGGCGCTGGCCGTAGGGCTGGGGCAAGCCACCGTGAACTCACCGTTGCAAGCGCCGTTAGATGCCAGTGTGCCGCTCGTGGAGGCTGCCGATGTGTCGCTGGACGACGTACGTGTAACCATTGCTGACCCCTCCGCCTTCAGCGCGTTGGGATTGGAGTGGACCCCTCTCGCCGCGAGCGTGCGCACCGAGCTTCAACGCCTGCCCTCAGGCGCGCGACTAGTACTCCGTTCCGATCAAGCCGTCAACGAGCCGTGGTTGGACCTGTTGATCACCATCACGACGCCAGACGGGCGGCGCACGGAAGCGCTGACGCTTCTATTCGACCCACCCAACTATGCCGCCAGCCCGTCGCCTGCGGCGGTGTCCTCATCGTCGGTTTCCTCGGCCTCTTCGTCTACGCCGTCAGCGGCGGCGGCCCGGCCCGCCAGCGCCGCCCGTGACATCGCCTATGTGGCCAGCGGTGACACGCTTTGGGGCGTGGCAGCCCGTATCAAACCTGCGGACGTCAGCGTTCAGCAGATGATGGTGGCGCTGGTCGAGGCGAATCCGTCGGCGTTCCCCACCGGCAACGTCGACGACATGCGTGCAGGCCAGACACTCGCCGTGCCCAGCCGAGAGCAGTTGATGGCGCGCTCGCCAGCCCAAGCCGCCCAAGCGATTCAGTCGATGCGCTCGTCATCTAGCGCGCCCTCTGCAGCAGAGCCCTCGACCAATGCCTCGGCACCTGAGCCGGCACCAGAGACGGCCAGCGACGTGTCGGCTTCTACATCTACGCCGCCTGACGCTGCCTCTTCCGACGGCGCGCCTGTGGCGACCGTGCAAGAGGGCGAGCTTGCTGGGTTGACCCTCAACGATCTAGCCGAGCAGCTGTTGGAAAGTCAGGCCATGCTGCAAACCGTGCTCGACGAGCGCGAGGCGATGCGCGCCGAGATGGCAGCGCTACGCCAGGAAGTCGCCTCATTGACCGAGGCGCTCAATGCGTCTCAGCAGGAGACCCGACGAGCGCTGGCGGCGGCAGAAGCCCGCACGGTAGACCCCAGCTCGACCGACATCGACACCCAAACGGCCTCGGCGCCTGCCGCCTTGGAGACGCCCTCTAACGCCGCCAGCACTGGCGTGATCGAACGTTTGGAGCAGTATCAGTGGCCGCTTGCCAGCGTGGCCCTGGCCCTGCTGCTTGGTGCCTTGGTGTGGTCGCGTAAGCGCCGTGAGCGCCAGTGGGAGGATGCGCCCACGCCCGCAGGCATGGGCGCCGCCGAGATGACGCCCCCCAAGCGCACCGAGCCGAGCGCGTCTTCGTCTGCCGCCTCCCCGGCGCAGCCGGTGGCGCCCGAGGCGTCGCTGTATACGCCGCCGCTCACTGAGAGCGCTGTGCCGCCGAGTCACGAAGAAACGTCTTCCTCTGAAGAAACAAGCGCGCCTGAGCGCCGCGAGCCACCCGCATCCGACGACTCGAGTGACGACGTCGACAGTGAGGAACTCGCCAGCGCCGTGCGTGATGACTCGCAACGAGAAGCGCAGCGTGAAGACGCCAGCGATGAGTATGACGCAGGTGATCACGAGACGGGCGACCGGGAACTAGGGTACGCCGATGAGAATGACGACTTCTACTATGCCGTCAAGCATGGCGAGGACGACGAGGGTGACGACTCCGCCGTCTCGGAAGAGGACGAAGCCGCACTGGAAGCCGCGTTTCTAGAAACGCCCGAGCCGGTAGAGGAAGCGTCGCCTAGCACGCCGATGCAGGAGCGCGATGAGGCACCGCTACCAGCGTCTCCCCAGGTGCCGCCACAGGATGACGATCGTGCGCACTACATCGACTATCATCCGCCGTCGCTGACTAGTGAGGCGTCAGCCGACGAGGAGGTAGCGGAGAGCCACGCGGGAGCGAGCCGGACACAGGAGGGCAGTATGGCGCGCTCAGGTCGCGTACCCGAAGAGGAGTGGGAGATTGAAGAGGTGGCATTCGAGCCGCGACGTCGGGATAATAGCGAACCTTCAAAACTCTCCAAATGA
- a CDS encoding phosphoribosylanthranilate isomerase — MTPNVTRTRIKFCGLTRQGDVAQAVALGVDALGFVMWPNSRRSVTPDTLAALAAQVPAFVTRVGLFVDQPVEFIEQCLPHLDLIQFHGDESPAFCEQFGRPWIKALRMRDGLDLHDAATIYDGAQALLLDAYRPGVPGGTGETFDWSRIPATLAKPVILAGGLTADNIAAAVTQVAPYAVDVSGGIEASPGVKAAESMAAFVRNVTQASIR, encoded by the coding sequence ATGACGCCTAACGTGACGCGCACACGCATCAAGTTTTGCGGGCTAACGCGACAAGGGGATGTGGCTCAAGCCGTCGCGCTGGGGGTCGATGCGCTGGGCTTCGTCATGTGGCCCAACAGCCGCCGCAGCGTCACGCCGGACACCCTGGCAGCGCTGGCCGCCCAGGTGCCTGCCTTCGTGACGCGAGTCGGGCTCTTCGTCGACCAACCCGTCGAGTTCATCGAGCAGTGCCTGCCGCACTTGGATCTGATCCAGTTTCATGGCGATGAGTCGCCGGCATTCTGCGAGCAGTTTGGACGGCCCTGGATCAAAGCACTGCGAATGCGCGACGGGCTTGATTTACACGACGCCGCCACGATCTATGACGGTGCACAAGCGCTGCTATTGGATGCCTATCGACCTGGCGTGCCGGGCGGAACTGGCGAGACCTTTGATTGGTCTAGAATCCCCGCAACCCTGGCAAAACCTGTTATTCTCGCGGGTGGGCTGACCGCCGACAACATCGCGGCTGCAGTGACCCAAGTTGCACCGTATGCGGTTGATGTGTCAGGTGGTATCGAGGCATCCCCCGGTGTGAAAGCGGCCGAGTCGATGGCCGCTTTTGTTCGCAACGTGACGCAGGCCTCCATCCGTTAG
- the accD gene encoding acetyl-CoA carboxylase, carboxyltransferase subunit beta encodes MSWLDKIVPSMGRIQRKDRRASVPDGLWRKCPKCEAVLYLPELEKHHSVCPKCEHHLRLTARKRLDWFLDKQGREEIAAEIEPNDRLKFRDSKKYKDRLTAAQKETGEKDALVAMRGELDGLPVVAVAFEFTFMGGSMGAVVGEKFVRAATIALEEGIPLVCFAASGGARMQEALFSLMQMAKTSAALEKLKQAGVPYISVLTDPVFGGVSASLAMLGDLNIAEPNALIGFAGPRVIEQTVRETLPEGFQRSEFLLEHGTVDMIVHRHDMRERVGGVLRKLTHHSANPSKGEQPDAEVIEPVVNEEPLADAFESPASGGAKADVRAAPSDDASRNA; translated from the coding sequence ATGAGCTGGTTAGACAAGATCGTGCCCTCCATGGGGCGTATCCAGCGTAAAGACCGTCGTGCCAGCGTGCCCGACGGTCTCTGGCGTAAATGTCCCAAGTGTGAAGCCGTTCTCTACCTGCCTGAATTAGAGAAGCATCACAGCGTATGCCCCAAATGTGAGCACCACTTACGCCTGACGGCGCGCAAACGCTTGGACTGGTTCCTGGATAAACAGGGGCGCGAAGAGATCGCGGCAGAGATCGAGCCGAACGATCGCCTCAAGTTCCGCGACTCCAAGAAGTACAAGGATCGTCTGACGGCGGCGCAAAAAGAGACCGGCGAAAAAGACGCGCTGGTAGCAATGCGTGGCGAGCTGGATGGGTTGCCGGTCGTTGCCGTGGCGTTCGAGTTCACCTTCATGGGCGGCTCCATGGGCGCCGTCGTGGGCGAGAAATTCGTTCGCGCGGCGACCATCGCATTGGAAGAGGGCATTCCGCTGGTCTGCTTTGCAGCGTCAGGCGGCGCGCGCATGCAAGAAGCGCTGTTCTCGCTGATGCAGATGGCAAAAACGTCGGCGGCGCTCGAGAAGCTCAAGCAGGCAGGCGTTCCTTATATTTCAGTCTTGACCGATCCTGTATTTGGCGGCGTATCGGCCTCTTTGGCGATGCTGGGCGACTTGAACATTGCTGAGCCCAATGCGCTGATTGGTTTCGCGGGCCCCCGAGTCATCGAGCAGACCGTCCGTGAAACTCTGCCAGAAGGTTTCCAGCGCAGCGAGTTCTTGCTGGAGCATGGCACGGTCGACATGATCGTTCATCGTCATGACATGCGTGAGCGAGTAGGCGGTGTGCTGCGTAAATTGACGCACCACAGCGCTAACCCCTCGAAAGGCGAGCAGCCGGACGCCGAGGTTATCGAGCCGGTCGTCAACGAAGAACCGTTGGCAGACGCGTTCGAGTCACCGGCTAGCGGTGGGGCCAAAGCGGACGTACGCGCTGCACCGAGCGATGACGCGTCTCGCAATGCCTAA
- the leuD gene encoding 3-isopropylmalate dehydratase small subunit, which yields MKKFERFEGVVAPLDRANVDTDLIIPKQFLKSIKRTGFGVNLFDELRYLDEGQPGQDCSKRPLNPDFVLNQPRYQGAEVLLARRNFGCGSSREHAPWALEDFGFKVVIAPSFADIFYNNAFKNGILLITLAEEEVDRLFAEVEANEGYQLDVDLEHQRVITPSGEILEFDVDAFRKHCLLNGLDDIGITLQDEDAIRSFEEQHRQQRPWLFRQPA from the coding sequence ATGAAAAAGTTCGAACGTTTTGAAGGCGTGGTCGCGCCGCTGGATCGCGCTAATGTCGATACCGACTTGATCATTCCCAAGCAGTTTTTGAAGTCCATCAAGCGCACGGGCTTTGGCGTCAACCTGTTTGACGAGCTGCGCTACCTGGATGAAGGCCAGCCGGGGCAAGACTGCTCGAAGCGCCCGCTGAATCCGGATTTCGTCTTGAACCAGCCGCGTTACCAGGGCGCTGAGGTACTGCTGGCGCGCCGTAACTTCGGTTGTGGTAGTTCTCGCGAGCACGCGCCTTGGGCGTTGGAAGATTTCGGCTTCAAGGTAGTGATTGCCCCCAGCTTTGCCGATATCTTCTACAACAACGCGTTCAAGAACGGCATTTTGCTGATCACTCTGGCGGAAGAAGAAGTAGATCGCCTGTTTGCTGAAGTAGAAGCTAACGAAGGCTACCAGCTCGACGTGGATCTTGAGCACCAGCGGGTGATTACGCCCAGTGGCGAGATTCTTGAGTTCGACGTGGACGCATTCCGCAAGCACTGTCTGCTCAACGGCTTGGACGATATTGGCATCACTCTGCAAGACGAAGACGCCATTCGCAGCTTCGAAGAGCAGCATCGCCAGCAGCGCCCGTGGCTGTTCCGCCAGCCTGCGTAG
- the asd gene encoding aspartate-semialdehyde dehydrogenase → MLKVGFVGWRGMVGSVLMQRMQEEGDFNGIEPIFFTTSQVGQPGPDIGVDVPPLKDAFALDDLKALDVIVTCQGGDYTKKVYGDLRNDGWKGYWIDAASTLRMEDEATIVLDPVNRKVIDAQLAKGAKTFVGGNCTVSLMLMGLGGLFEADMVEWMTSMTYQAASGSGAKHMRELLNQMGQLRDSVSSELADPASAILDIDRKVTAAMRGGDFPTDNFAAPLAGSLLPWIDTKLDNGQSREEWKGSVETNKILGLENNPIPIDGLCVRIGAMRSHSQAFTIKLKQDVPLDEIEERIAKHNEWVKLIPNEKDATIAGLTPAAATGTLQVPVGRLRKLKMGGEYLSAFSVGDQLLWGAAEPLKRMLKILREQ, encoded by the coding sequence ATGTTGAAAGTCGGTTTCGTGGGATGGCGTGGCATGGTTGGCTCGGTGCTGATGCAGCGCATGCAGGAAGAGGGTGATTTTAACGGCATTGAGCCGATCTTTTTCACCACTTCTCAAGTCGGCCAGCCGGGCCCCGACATCGGCGTGGACGTGCCTCCGCTGAAAGATGCGTTTGCACTAGACGACTTGAAAGCCCTGGACGTCATCGTGACCTGCCAAGGCGGCGACTACACCAAGAAAGTCTACGGCGACCTGCGTAACGACGGCTGGAAAGGCTACTGGATCGATGCCGCCAGCACCCTGCGCATGGAAGATGAGGCCACCATCGTCCTCGATCCGGTGAACCGTAAGGTGATCGACGCGCAGCTTGCCAAAGGCGCGAAAACATTTGTGGGCGGCAACTGCACCGTTAGCCTGATGCTGATGGGCTTGGGCGGCCTGTTCGAAGCCGATATGGTCGAGTGGATGACCTCCATGACGTATCAGGCGGCGTCGGGCTCCGGTGCCAAGCACATGCGCGAGCTGCTCAACCAAATGGGCCAACTGCGTGACAGCGTGTCCAGCGAGCTGGCCGACCCGGCGAGCGCGATTCTGGACATCGACCGCAAAGTGACGGCGGCCATGCGCGGTGGCGACTTCCCCACCGATAACTTCGCCGCGCCACTGGCTGGCAGCCTGCTTCCGTGGATCGACACCAAACTGGATAACGGCCAAAGCCGCGAAGAGTGGAAAGGTAGCGTCGAAACCAACAAGATTCTGGGTCTCGAAAACAACCCGATCCCCATCGATGGCCTTTGCGTGCGTATTGGTGCCATGCGCTCGCACAGCCAGGCGTTCACCATCAAGCTGAAACAAGACGTGCCGCTGGATGAGATCGAAGAGCGTATTGCCAAGCATAACGAGTGGGTCAAGCTCATCCCCAACGAGAAAGACGCCACCATTGCGGGTCTAACGCCTGCAGCCGCCACGGGCACGCTGCAAGTGCCGGTAGGCCGCCTGCGCAAGCTGAAAATGGGCGGTGAATACCTTTCAGCGTTCAGCGTGGGTGACCAGCTGCTGTGGGGTGCCGCTGAGCCGCTCAAGCGCATGCTGAAAATTTTGCGCGAGCAGTAA
- the leuB gene encoding 3-isopropylmalate dehydrogenase codes for MTHKVLLLPGDGIGPEIAAQAARLLKACQEAGLDIEVEEGLVGGSAYDVHGEPLPAETLEKAKAASAILLGAVGGPKWDKLEDLSKRPEKGLLGLRKNLGLFGNLRPAMLYPQLASASSLKPELVAGLDIMIVRELTGGIYFGQPRGIEVRNGERVGFNTYVYSESEIERIGRVAFEMAQKRGKKLCSVDKANVLEVTILWREVMERLAPEYPDVELSHMYVDNAAMQLVRAPKQFDVVVTGNMFGDILSDAAAMLTGSIGMLPSASLNESGQGMYEPCHGSAPDIAGQNIANPLAMMLSVAMMLRYSLNETAMAERIEAAVGSVLDDGLRTADIASEGTRRVSTVEMGDAVLAAFARGE; via the coding sequence ATGACTCATAAAGTGTTACTGCTGCCCGGTGATGGTATCGGCCCCGAAATCGCGGCCCAGGCAGCGCGTTTGTTGAAAGCCTGCCAAGAAGCGGGCTTGGATATTGAAGTCGAAGAGGGCTTGGTGGGCGGCTCCGCCTATGATGTTCACGGCGAGCCGCTGCCCGCTGAAACCCTGGAAAAAGCCAAAGCCGCCAGCGCCATTCTGCTCGGCGCAGTGGGTGGCCCCAAGTGGGATAAACTCGAAGACCTTTCCAAGCGCCCGGAAAAAGGCCTGCTGGGGCTGCGTAAGAACCTTGGCCTGTTCGGCAACCTTCGCCCGGCCATGCTCTACCCGCAGCTGGCCAGCGCTTCCAGCCTGAAACCCGAGCTGGTAGCGGGGCTGGATATCATGATCGTGCGTGAACTCACCGGCGGCATCTACTTCGGCCAGCCGCGCGGTATCGAAGTGCGTAACGGGGAGCGTGTTGGCTTCAACACCTATGTCTACTCCGAAAGCGAAATCGAGCGCATTGGCCGCGTCGCGTTCGAGATGGCTCAAAAGCGGGGCAAAAAGCTCTGCTCGGTGGATAAAGCCAACGTACTGGAAGTCACCATTCTGTGGCGTGAAGTGATGGAGCGCTTAGCGCCGGAGTATCCGGACGTCGAGCTTTCTCACATGTACGTGGATAACGCCGCCATGCAGCTGGTGCGCGCACCGAAGCAGTTCGATGTAGTGGTGACCGGTAATATGTTTGGCGACATTCTCTCTGACGCTGCCGCCATGCTCACCGGCTCCATCGGGATGCTGCCGTCTGCCTCGCTCAACGAGAGCGGGCAGGGCATGTACGAACCCTGCCACGGCAGCGCGCCGGATATTGCGGGCCAGAACATCGCGAACCCGCTGGCGATGATGCTCTCCGTGGCGATGATGCTGCGCTACTCGCTCAACGAAACGGCGATGGCCGAGCGTATCGAAGCTGCCGTAGGCAGCGTGCTGGATGACGGCCTGCGCACCGCCGATATCGCCTCTGAAGGCACGCGCCGTGTCTCCACGGTGGAGATGGGCGATGCGGTACTCGCCGCCTTTGCACGCGGTGAGTGA